In a genomic window of Cynocephalus volans isolate mCynVol1 chromosome 1, mCynVol1.pri, whole genome shotgun sequence:
- the MC3R gene encoding melanocortin receptor 3 yields the protein MNASCCLLPAQPALPNGTERLAAPSFSNQSSSGFCEQVFIKPEVFLALGVISLLENILVILAVVRNGNLHSPMYFFLCSLAVADMLVSVSNALETIMIAIINSNYLTFKDQFIQHMDNIFDSMICISLVASICNLLAIAIDRYITIFYALRYHSIMTVRKALTLIVAIWVCCGVCGVVFIVYSESKMVIVCLITMFFAMMLLMGTLYVHMFLFARLHVKRIAALPPADGVAPQQHSCMKGAVTITILLGVFIFCWAPFFLHLVLIISCPTNPYCICYTAHFNTYLVLIMCNSVIDPLIYAFRSLELRNTFKEILCGCNGMNLG from the coding sequence ATGAATGCTTCATGCTGCCTGCTCCCTGCTCAGCCAGCACTGCCTAATGGCACAGAGCGCCTCGCAGCCCCTTCCTTCAGCAATCAGAGCAGCAGTGGGTTTTGTGAGCAGGTCTTCATCAAGCCCGAGGTCTTCCTGGCTCTGGGTGTCATCAGCCTGCTCGAAAACATCCTGGTTATCCTGGCTGTGGTCAGGAATGGCAACCTGCACTcccccatgtactttttcctctgcAGCCTGGCAGTGGCCGACATGCTGGTGAGCGTGTCCAATGCCCTGGAGACCATCATGATCGCCATCATCAACAGCAACTACCTGACCTTCAAGGACCAGTTTATCCAGCACATGGACAACATCTTTGACTCCATGATCTGCATCTCCCTGGTGGCCTCCATCTGCAACCTCTTGGCCATCGCCATCGACAGGTACATCACCATCTTCTATGCACTCCGCTACCACAGCATCATGACCGTGAGGAAGGCCCTCACCTTGATCGTGGCCATCTGGGTCTGCTGCGGGGTCTGCGGTGTGGTGTTCATTGTCTACTCCGAGAGCAAGATGGTCATCGTGTGCCTCATCACCATGTTCTTCGCCATGATGCTCCTCATGGGCACCCTGTACGTGCACATGTTCCTCTTCGCCCGGCTGCATGTCAAGCGCATTGCAGCACTGCCACCTGCTGACGGGGTGGCCCCACAGCAGCACTCGTGCATGAAGGGGGCCGTCACCATCACTATCCTGCTGGGGGTGTTCATCTTCTGCTGGGCCCCCTTCTTCCTGCACCTGGTGCTCATCATCTCCTGCCCCACCAACCCTTACTGCATCTGCTACACCGCCCACTTCAACACCTACCTCGTCCTCATCATGTGCAACTCCGTCATCGACCCCCTCATTTACGCCTTCCGCAGCCTGGAGTTGCGCAACACCTTTAAGGAGATTCTCTGTGGCTGCAATGGCATGAACTTGGGCTAG